Part of the Caulifigura coniformis genome, CACGACGTGTATGTCGCGGACGAGTGTTTCCTGACCGGGACGGCGGCGGAAGTGATTCCGGTCGTGGGCGTCGATGGTCGGATGATCGGCGACGGGAAGCCGGGGCCGGTCACGCAGGATCTGCGCCAGCGATTCCAGCGACTGACGCGGGGCGAACTCACGTTGTAACGACCCGGCTCCCGGTTAGTGGGAGCCAGGGCCGTCCGCACGGTGGCCAAATTCAGACCGGGGTGCGAATCCGGATCAGTGTCCGAAATCGGACGAGGCGGCGTTCGGCCTGTCGCCGAGGATGTCCTGGCGGCGCCGGGACTCGGCTTTGACGCCGAGCATCGTGAGCAGGACGAGCGCCGAAACGACGAGACCGCAGACGAGCAGGGCGACGCTGGGATCGACGCCCGCGCTGCGGACCTGGACGTTGGATCGGAGGCGTTCTCGGGACATCGGATCGTTTCTGGAGGAAGGCAGCCGGAAGTCTCTGATCCCGTGCAGCGTCCATACCGTGGGCCGGGCGATCGGGAGTCGTGCCGGAACCTTGGAAAAGAGCGGGGCGCAGCCTGCGGGGCGCGCACAGGCTGTTTCGATTTCTGAACATCGGCGCCAATCTTCCGAAGCGCCGATTCCGGCCGAAATCGGAGAGTCCTTCGTCGTCAAGGCCCTTGAGGGTGCGCTATAATCGGTTGGCGCGTCGACGGCGCGTCTCTACGGCCCCGCGGAAGGACGGACTATCGTGGCGAATACGATCATCGACGACTACGAGCTCGTGAACTGCCTGGCCACGGGCAATATTTCACAGATCTGGGAAGTGAAGCAGGTCTCGTCGAGCCAGACTTTCGCGATGAAGCTGCTGCTGCCGGAAGCGCTCGCGGACGCCGATCACAAGGCGTCGCTCAAGCACGAAGCGTCGGTGGGGAAGAGGTTCGACCACCCCAACATCATCCGCATTCTCGACCTGAAGCTCTCCAAGAAGCACGGCTACTTCACGATGGAGTACTTCCGGGCTCCGAACCTGAAGTCGATGCTGCGGAGCGACCTGACGGGCGCTCGGGTGCGCGTGAAGAAGCTGATGGAATGCGTCACCCAGGCCCTGGCCCACATCCATGAAAAGGGATGGGTGCACCGCGACGTGAAGCCGGACAACATCCTCATCAGCAAAGGATCGGAAATCCGCGTCATCGACTTTTCGCTGGCGGCTCCCCCCAAGGGGGGAGTGGGGCGTCTCCTCCACAGCAGGAAGGGGGCCGTCATTTCAGGCACGAAGACCTATCTACCTCCCGAGTTAATCCAGCGCGAGCCGCTGGGGATTGCCGCCGATATCTACAGTCTGGGAGTGACGCTCTACGAAGTGCTGTGCGGACGCCCGCCGTTCATCAGCGGGAATCCGAACGAACTGCTGATGATGCATGTGCGCGACAGGCCCGAGAAGCCGTCGGGCTGGAACGATAACGTGACGCCCGAGTGTGATGCGCTCGTGCTGTCGATGCTGGCCAAGAAGCCGAAGGACCGCCCCGCGAACATGCAGGAGATCTTCGCGGCAGTCCGGAACCTGAAGTTCTTCAAGGTTGAGGCGGACGACTACGCAAAGCAGAAGGCCTCCCAGAAGGAAGAAGACTTTTCCAAGAGCCTGAGCGCGCGGCTCGACAGCCGCGTTGATGCCGGCCGAACCGACGAGGAGAAGGCGTTCGTCGCTGCGGAGGCCAAGAGAATCGCCACTGAAAAAGCGGCGATGCTCGACGCAGCAAAACGGCGGCTGGCGAAGAAGGGGAGTTCGAGCACCCCGGTTCCCGCAAAGCCCGGCGCCGCCGCGGCGGCCCCACAGTCGCCCGCTCCGATGCCAATGCCGATGCCCGTGGCGCCGCCGGCATACGGCTACCCGCCGGGCTACCCGCAGCCGATGATGCCGGGTTACGCCCCGATGCCTGGGATGCCGATGCCCGGCATGCCCGGCGCAGGAATGCCGATGCCCGGTATGCCGGGTTACGCCCCAATGCCTGGGATGCCCATGCCGGGCATGGCGCCAGGAATGATGCCCGGCGCCCAGATGCCGGGGATGCCTCCCGGAGCGATGCCCGGTTTCCCGGCGGCTCCGCTGCGTCCTCCCCTGGCGCCGGCCCCCCTGCCTCCTTCCGCGAAGGCAGCGCCCGCGCCCCAGCCCGCGAAGCCCGCCGAAGAGATTCCGCTGATGGAAGAGCTTCCGGACGTGCTCTGAGGCATCCCGATTGGGGCGACGCCTGCTACACTCTGCCCCGATCAACCTGCGCGCCGCGTCGAGGCCCGGCCGCTCCACAATCTCCTGACATCGCCGGGGCTTCCTGCACGGAGGAGCCAGGGCGCCACGATTCGCATGGCCGCATTGAATCCACTCCCCTTCGAGAAGCCGATTTTCGACCTCGAAGCCCAGATCGAGCAGCTGGAACGCCAGCCCCATTCGTCGGACGAATTGAAGGAGTCGATCCGGCAACTTCGTCTCGAACTCGTGCGTCGCACGCGCGAAATCTACGAAGGACTGAAGCCCTGGGAAGTGGTCAGCGTGGCGCGGCATCCCAACCGTCCGCAGACGATGGATTACGTCGAGCTGATCTTCGACGAGTTCGTCGAACTGCACGGCGATCGGGCGTTCGGCGACGACCGCGCGATCCTCTCGGGGCTGGCCCGCATCGATGACCAGAAGGTGGTCTTCATCGGTCAGCACAAGGGACGGAACCTCGATGAGCGGATCGAGCACAACTACGGAATGGCGCATCCCGAGGGGTATCGCAAGGCCCTGCTCCGGATGGAGATGGCCGCGAAGTACCACCTGCCGGTCGTCTGCTTCATCGACACCGCGGGAGCGTATCCCGGCATCGGCGCCGAAGAGCGCGGCCAGGCCTACCAGATCGCGCTCAACCTGCGGGAGATGTCCCGCGTCAAGACGCCGATCGTGTGCATCGTGATCGGCGAAGGCGGCTCGGGCGGCGCTCTCGGAATTGGCATCGGCGATCATGTCGCCGTTCTGCAGTATGCGTACTACTCGGTCATCAGCCCGGAAGGCTGCGCCGGCATTCTCTGGAAGCATCCGAAGTTCGCCGACAAGGCCGCGGACGCCCTGCGCTTCACGGCGAAGGATCTGCTGCAGTTCGGCGTGGTGGATGAAGTGATCGCCGAGCCGCTCGGCGGCGCGCATCGCGATCATCGTCGCATGGCCATTTCGCTCAAGGCGTCGATCCTGCAGGCGCTCAAGCAACTGCGCCCGCTGTCGCTCGAGCAGGTTCTCGACCGGCGTTACGAGAAGTTTCGCCGGATCGGCATGTTCGAAGAGAACGCCGCGGAGATCGTCGCGGCGGAAGCCGGCTGAAGCGAGTTCGCCGCGACGCGCAACAGGGGCCGTTCTTCTGCATGAGAGCACACCATGGTTCGCGCACTTGTCGTCTTCCTCGTTGTTGTCGGCGTTCCCTGCTGTCACCTGTCCGCCGCCGATCCGCAGCCGTGGAGGAAAGCGATCGAGGAGCTTCAGGCCCGGCCGGAATACCGGCATTCGCACTGGGGCATACTGGTCGCTGATCTCAAGACCGGTGACACCGTTTTCGAGATGAACAGCGACAAGCTGTTCGCGCCGGCGTCCGTCACGAAGCTGTTCAGCGTCTCGGCGGCATGGGCCGAACTGGGACCGGACCACCGGTTTTACACTCCGGTGTTCCGCCGCGGGGAAGTGGTCGACGGCGGCCGCCTGGAAGGGGATCTGATTCTCCAGTCGGTCGGCGATCTGACGCTCGGCGGACGGACGACTCCCGAGGGTCGGATCGCGTTCCGCAACGTCGACCATACGTACGCCAACGGCAATCACTCCGCGCAGCTCGTGGAGGAAGATCCGCTGGCGGGGGTGCGATCGTTGGCGCGGCAGGTGAAACAATCGGGCATCGCCCGGATCACCGGCGAGATCCTGGTGGATGACCGGCTGTTCGACTCCGCTCCGAGCACCGGGAGTGGTCCGACGCGGGTCACTCCGGTGCTCCTCAACGACAATGTCCTCGACATCCTGGTGACGCCGGCGGAAGCGGGGCAGCCGGCGAGGGTCGCCACGCGTCCCGAGGGGTCGGTCATTCGCGTCGACTCACTGGTCGAAACGATCGCGGCGGACGGCAAGGTGAATCTTCGCTACTTTTGGGGCGGCCCGGGGCGTGTTGTGGTCCGCGGAGAGATTCCGGCCGGCCGGCCGCCGGTCGTGAAGGTGCTCGAATGGGGCGATCCCGACTTCACGCTGCGGGCGGCGTTCATCGACTCACTCAGGGCCGAGGGCGTGACGGTCGACGCGAGCGCGTTCGTGCCGCAGCGCTCCGGAAGCCTGCCGCCGGCTGCGTGGTATTCCGGCGCTCCGCTGGTGGCGTCTCTCGAGTCGCCGACGTTCGCCGAAAACGCGCGGCTGATTTTGAAGGTCAGCCACAACCTGCATGCCAGCACGCTGCCGCTGCTCCTGGCCGCCCGGCGCGGACGGCGCACGCTCTCTGAGGGGCTCCAGGTGGAGGGTGAGATTCTCGCCCGTCTGGGGGTCGACCGGGACACGATTTCTTTCGGAGGAGGAGCAGGGGGAGACAGGGCCGATTTCGTGACTCCGCGGGCAACGCTTCAGCTGCTCCGATCGTGGTCGGTCCGTCCTGATTTCGATCGCTTCCGGGACTGCCTGCCGATCCTGGGTGTCGACGGGACGCTGGCGACGATTGGCGTCGACAGCCCGGCCAAAGGGAAAGTTTTTGCGAAGACCGGCACGCTCTACTGGGACAACCTGTTGAACGACCGGACCGTCCTGACGGCCAAGGGACTGGCGGGCTACATCGACGCGGCGAGCGGCCGGAAGCTGGCCTTCGCGTTCTTCGTCGGCATGACCCATTTGCCGAACTCGGAGGCGACGGTGCGGGAGGGCAAGACGCTGGGCCAGCTGGCGGAGATCTTCCAGCAGGCCTTCTGATGGCCCGGCGGCAATCAGCGTGAATCCCTCGGAAAACCCCCATCCCAAGGGAACATAACGGACATTATCGGACGTTGGAGAACAGGTCTTTTCGGGATGTCACACGGCTCTTGCGGCCGTGCGACCCCTTCGCCTCGCTGCCCGGCTGTGGGCCGCGGCGCTTGTCGACATGGTCTCTCGCCTGGTCATGAATCCTCTGTTCGCGGCTGTGTCGGAGTGATCGCTCGAAGGTGGGCCGGACGGATCGGATTCGATCGGCGGCGTGCCTCGGGCGCCGCGATCCGGGATTCCGGATGCGGGTTCGTTCTCCCCCTGCCGGAAATGTGATACGAACCGATCCGGGGGTGCAAGCCCCTCCCTCGGGCCACCCCTCGCCCCGGTCACGGTCGACCTGGCGGCGGCGCCTGAAACTGGATCAGCAGAAGCGAGTCAGGAATGAGTTTCCCGGAAGTCAGCCAGCAGCTCGAAGTCATCCGCCGCGGCGTCGAGAAGATCGTGCCCGAAGCGGAGCTGGCGGACCGTCTGAAGAAGAGCCGGGAGACCGGGACGCCCCTGCGGGTGAAATACGGAATCGACCCGACCGGGATCGACGTCCACCTGGGGCATACCGTCCCTCTGAGGAAGCTCCGGCAGTTCCAGGACCTCGGGCACCAGGCGGTCATCATCATCGGGAACGCCACGGCGATGGTGGGCGATCCCAGCGGCCGGGATCACGCGAGGGCCAAACGTCTCTCGGCCGAGGATGTCGAAGCGAATGCCCGCGACTACCTGACCCAGGTGGGAAAGGTCGTCGACCTCTCGAAGGCCGAGGTGCACCGGAACGGCGACTGGTTCGGGAAGATGTCGTTTGCGGACATCCTGAACCTGTGCGGCAAGGTGACCGTCGCTCAGCTGCTGACCCGGGACGACTTCGCCAAGCGAATGGCGGCCAGCTCGCCGATCTTCCTGCACGAGTGCCTGTACCCGATCATGCAGGCCTGGGACTCGGTGATGATCCGTTCGGACATCGAGCTCGGCGGGACCGAGCAGCTGTACAGTTTCATGCTCGCCCGCGATCTCCAGCGCGACGCCGGACTGCCCGAGCAGATTGGCGTGATGTCTCCGATCCTCGTGGGCCTCGACGGCGTCCGCAGGATGGGGAAGAGCCTCGGGAACTACATCGGCATCCACGAGCCGGCCTACGAGATGATGAAGAAGTTCATGCAGCTTCCGGATGCCTGCATGAGAATGTTCTACGAACTGCTGACCCAGGTTCCGCTGCCTGAGATCGAAACGCTGCTCGCGGGGCACCCGAAAGAGTGCAAGTTGACGCTCGGCCGGCTTGTCATCGCGCAGTACCACGGCGAAGCGGCCGCCGAGGAAGCGGCCGCGCGGTGGCAGCGTGAGATTTCAGACGGGGCGCTGCCGGCCGACATTCCGACGGCGACCCTGTCGCGGAGCACGCTCCAGGGGGACGGAATGCTGGCGGCCCACCTGCTCAAGTCTCTGGGCCTGTGTTCATCGACCAGCGAGGCGCGCCGCGCCATTCAGCAGGGAGGCGCGTTCACCGGCGAAGAGAAGACTCCGCTGACCGCTCACGACCAGGTGGTTCCGCTCTCGACCGGGCTGCTGGTGTGGGTCGGCAAGAAACGCGTGAAGCGGATCGAGCTCGTCGATTGATCAACACTCCGCGATGACTCACTCGTCTGCAATACCGGAAGGAACGAACGCGAACGGCGACGCCGCCTATCGCGCAGCGATGGACTACATCCTGCTGCGGCTGAACTACGAACGCGTTTCACACGATTCGTACAGCGTCGAAGACTTTCGTCTCGCACGCATGGCCCGACTGCTCGAGCTCCTGGGCCAGCCTCAGGCGACCCTGCCCGTCGTTCACGTGGCCGGCACCAAGGGGAAGGGTTCCACGTCCGCAATGCTGGCGTCGATGCTGCGGGCCGCGGGCCTGCGGGTCGGCCTGTTCACCTCGCCGCACATCGTGCGTTTCGAAGAACGGATGACGATCAACGGCGTCGAGCCCTCGGCGGAAGAGATCGTCTCGCTTGTCGCGCGGATCCGGCCGGCCGTCGAAACGCTCGTTGAGGAGATGCCTCCGGGCCCCACATACTTCGAGGTGACGACTGCCCTCGCCTGGCTGCACTTCCAGTCGTCTCGCTGCGACATCGCGGTGATGGAAGTGGGGCTGGGGGGACGCCTCGATTCCACCAACCTCTGCAATCCGGTCTGCTGCATCATCACGAGCATCAGCCGCGACCACATGCGACTTCTCGGCGACACGCTGCCGAAGATCGCCGCCGAGAAAGCAGGGATCATCAAGCCCGGTGTGCCGGTCATCTCCGGGGCCGAACAGCCGGAAGTCGTCGAGGTGATTTCGAAGACGGCCGACCGCGCCGGCGCGCCGCTCTATCGCCTGTCGAAGGAGATCGGACTGGCTGTCGGCGACATCGACGCATCGCGCGAACTTCCGCAGCACCGGGCAACAGTGGAAACGCCCTGGGGACGTCACAACGCTCTGAAAACTCCCCTCCCCGGCGCTCACCAGTGTCGGAATCTTGCCCTCGCCGTGACGGCCTTCGATCTGCTGAATCACTCGTGGAGAACTCTGGATTCCGGGGCGATTGCCCGCGGCCTCGACAGCCTCCGCTGGCCGTTGCGCATCGAAGAAGTGCGACGCAATCCGAGGGTGATCCTCGACAGCGCGCACAACGACGCGTCGGCCGCGGCGCTATGCGCGACGCTCGAACCTCTGCAGGCGTCACGCCGAGTGCTGATCTACGCGACGTCGCGTGATAAAGACGCCGCGTCGATGCTGAAGATCTTCAATCGCGGCTTCGACGAGGTGATCCTGACTCGCTACATCCACAATCCGCGTGCGCTGCCGGTCGACCTGCTCGCCCAGCTCGCGGCCCAGGAACTGTCGATCCCCTGGTCCACCGCTCCCGATCCGCAGGCCGCATGGAATGCGGCGCTCAAGGCGGTCGATTCCCACGGGCTGATCTGCGTCAGTGGGTCGGTGTTCCTCGCTGCGGAGATGCAGCCAATCGCCGGAGGCCTGGAATGAGTCGGGCCGGTGGAAGCGGCTGGCTGGTCGCCATCGGGCCCGCGCTGTTCATCGCGGTGGCCTGTGCCTTCGTCGGAGACTTCACCGCCGGTTGGGCCCTGGCGATGGCCCTGCTCGCAGTCGTCGTCGGCGCGATCGGACGGCTCGTCGCCGGCAGGGAATCCGCCTCGTTCGAGCCGGGCGACGCGCCCCCTTCGAGGCCGGCGGCCCGCCCTCTCACGCGCCCGTCGGCCGAACTGTTCGAGGCCGTCCTAGGGACAATGATCGACGGCGTCGTTGTCGCCAATCGGTCCCAGAGCCTGCTCTACGTCAACCGGGCGGCCCGCAACCTTCTCGACCTCGGAGAAAAGTCGGTCGCGGGACGGCTGATTTCCGAAGTGTCGCGCTCGGCCCAGCTGCAGGAAGTCATCGAGACCGCGCTCTCGACCCGCCTGCACCAGCGCACCGAGCTGCAGCTGATCCGGCAGAAGCTGACGCTCGCCGTCTCGGTCGCCCCGCTCGATCTCGAGCCGGCAGGCGGAGTGCTGATCGTCCTGCACGACGTCACTGAACTCCGCCGGCTGGAACGGATGCGACGCGAGTTCGTCTCGAATGTGTCGCACGAACTCAAGACTCCTCTCACCTCGATCCAGGCATATGCGGAAACGCTCCTGAGCGGGGGTCTTGAAGACGACGCGAACAATCGGAAGTTCGTCGAACGCATCCAGGAACAGGCCGAGCGACTGCAGACGCTGATTCTCGACCTCCTTCGGCTGGCGAGAATCGAGTCGGACGAGGTCGCGTTCGAGATCCGCGCCGTCGATGTCGGGGACATCGTGCTCGACTGCGTTCGAGACCGGCAGGACCTCGCGACGGCGAAAGGGCTATCCCTGGTCACGAAGTCTCCCGATGGTCCGATCATGGCCACCGCCGAGGCCGAGGGACTCTCAACGATTCTGAGCAACCTCGTCGACAACGCGATCAACTACACCCCTTCCGGGGGGCGGGTGGAGATCGAATGGAGTCAGCCCGGCGAAGAAGTCGTGATCTCCGTGACGGACACGGGAGTCGGCATTCCGCTGGAGCATCAGCCGCGCGTTTTCGAGCGGTTCTATCGTGTGGATCGCGCGCGGTCTCGCGAACTGGGAGGGACGGGCCTCGGCCTGTCGATTGTGAAGCATCTCGTGCACGCGTTTCGCGGACGCATCGAACTGGAAAGCCAGCAGGGACGCGGAAGCCGGTTCACAATCTGGCTGCCGGCCGGAGAGTCCGAAACGCGTTCCCTCCCCCGTTCGTGAACGCAATCCATTGAAAGGCACGGAATTGGAGATTGTGACCGTCTCCAGGAGTGGACGCGAAACTCGCCATCCCTTCGCGGGATCTTAACAATTGCCTCCTATACCAGACCGGGAAACGGGCCGTCGGCCCGGTGCACTGCATGTTGTCCGATCGGGTTTCCAGATGAATTTCGGCATCCAGGTTCGTCGCGCGTTGATTGCCGTCGTCGGGGCATGCGTCATTTCCGCCTGCGGCTGCACCGTGCGTGTGGCAGATGCGGAGGGGCGAAAGGCGTCCTCGGGCGACCAGATTGCCGGGACGATCCTGATCGACGGTTCGAGCACGGTTTACCCGATTACCCAGGCGATTTCCGAAGCGTTCAGCGGCCTTCATCAGGACGTCCAGGCTCCGGTCGGAAGCGGCGGAACCTCCAGTGGATTCAAGAAGCTGATCCAGGGCGAGATCGACATCGCCGGCGCCTCGCGCCCGATCACGGCGAAGGAGTCGGACGCCCTGAAGGCGAAAGGAATCGAAGTCCTCGAGCTGGAAGTCGCGCTCGACGGCATTTCGATCGTCGTGAATCCCGGCAACGACTGGTGCTCTGCCCTGACCGTCAAACAGCTCCACCAGATCTGGAATCCCGACAACGGCGCCCGACGCTGGCGCGACCTCGATCCCGCCTGGCCCGAGACCGAGATCAAACTTTTCGGGGCCGGGACGAATTCCGGAACCTTTGAATACTTCACGGAAGTCGTGAACGGCAAGAAAGGTGTCAGTCGATCCGACTACAGCCAGAGCGAAGACGACAATCAGCTCGTGATCGGCATCGCTGGCGATCAGCACTCACTCGGGTATTTTGGGTACTCGTATTTCGATGAAAACCGGGATCGGCTGAAGATCGTGAAGATCGCTGCGGGTGACGACATCGCTGCGGCGATTGAGCCGTCGAAGGCCACCATCGAGGGCGGAACCTACACGCCACTGTCGCGTCCGGTTTATATCTACGTTTCGAGGAAGTCGCTGACCCGCAGGGAAGTCGCCGAGTTTGTGCGGTTTTACCTGTCCGATGAAGGTCAGAAACTGGTGGAAACGGCGCACTGCATTCCCCTGCACGCTGACCGGCTGAAGGAACAGCGAAAACGGCTCGACGAGGCCATCGCCACGTCGAGCCTCGCCGCAAACTGAAGGTTGTCCGCGGATCTCCCAGCCGATTTCATGTCCTCCTCCCTGCCATCCCCGGCCCTTCCCGCGCCCGTCGACGCTCGACACCTGCAGCGCCGTCTGACGGGCCGCCGCTTCCTGGAATGGATCATCCAGTCGCTGCTGTTCCTGTGCGCGCTGGCTTCAATCCTGACGACCCTCGGCATCCTCTACATGCTGGCGTCGGAAACGATCTATTCGGCGAACCCGGACGACCCGGCCTTCTTCCAGCAGGTTTCGCTGGCGGAGTTCTTCGGCGACACCGCCTGGCGGCCCAACTTCGAACCCGCGCGATTCGGAATCTGGCCTCTCCTCAGCGGCACTTTCCTGATCACGACAATCGCCGGGTTCGTCGGCCTGCCCATCGGCATCCTGAGCGCCATCTACCTCAGCGAATATGCGAAGGCCAGGACCCGGACCTGGGTGAAACCCGCCCTGGAACTGCTCGCGGGTGTTCCCACGATCGTTTACGGCTATTTCGGACTGATGTTCGTGACGCCTTACATCATCAACCCGCTCTTCAGCCAGCTGCTGGGCTTCGAAGTTCAGGGGTTGAATGCGCTCAGCGGCGGCATCGTGGTCGGGCTGATGCTGATTCCGATGGTCTGCTCGCTCAGTGAAGACGCCCTGCGGGCCGTTCCCCGGAGTCTGCGGGAGGCCGGTTACGCCCTCGGATCCACGAAGTTCGACGTCTCGGTGAAGGTCGTCGTGCCCGCGGCCTTCTCGGGGATCGTGGCCTCCTTCCTGCTGGCCCTGTCGCGAGCCGTCGGCGAGACGATGGCCGTCGCGATCGCGGCGGGTAACCGTCCCACGTTGACGCTGAACCCTCTGGAGAGCACTCAGACGATGACGAGCTTCATCGTCAACATGACAATGGGGGACGTGAGCGCCGGAACGATCACCTACAAGAGCCTCTTCGCAGTCGCCACCTGCCTGTTCCTGGTGACGCTGGTGATGAACGTGATTTCCCAATGGGTCATGCAGCGGTATCGGGAGACGTACCAATGACCTCTCCCCTTCCGCCCTCCGCCGGGCATTCACAGCCCGTGCGTGGATCGAATTCCCTCGATCGCTCGTCGCGCGAAGGCTGGCTCTTCGAGGCCTCCTGTCGCGCTGCGGCCTGGTCGAGCTTCGCTTTCCTCGCCGTTATCCTGGGAACGATTTTCTACGAGGCCAGCGGCGCGCTGACCTGGCGGTTCCTGACAAGCTTCGACTCGGCCCATCCCGATCGGGCCGGCATCCTGGCTGGCCTGTGGGGTTCGTTCTGGCTGGTCCTGCTCACGGGCCTGATCTCGATTCCGCTGGGAGTCGGAGCGGCCATCTTCCTCGAGGAATACGCCTCCGATACCTGGATCGTCCGTATCATCCGGACGAACCTCGCGAATCTCGCCGGCGTTCCGTCGGTCGTTTATGGACTGCTCGGCCTCGCGGCCTTCGTGCGGGCGTTCGGCCTCTTCGATACGAATGGTCCGCTGCACCGGATGACGGGCATGGACATCGAAGGCGTCACCATCGCGGGAGTCGATATCCCGCTGCCGTTCGGCCGGTCGATCTTTTCGGGGGCATTGACGCTCGCCCTGCTGCTGTTGCCGACAATCATCGTGGCGTCGCAGGAGGCTCTGCGGGGCGTCCCGTCGACCATCCGGCATGCGGCGCTCGCGCTCGGCGCGACGCGCTGGCAGACCATCAGCGGACAGGTGTTGCCCTCTGCCCTGCCGGGGATTGTGACGGGCGTGATCCTCGCACTCTCCCGCGCCATCGGAGAGACCGCCCCGTTGATCGTGGCCGGCGCGTTTACGTTCGTGAACTATGCCCCCGGACGGATCGATTCGCCGGCCAAGGTGTTCACCAACCCGGCCGGTGTGCTCGAAGCACCGTTCTCCAGTTACACGGTGATTCCCATGCAGGTCTACAGCTGGATCGAGAAGCCGCAGCCGGCGTTCCACCAGCTCGCCTCGGCGGGCATTCTCGTGCTGCTCGGCCTGCTGCTCGTGATGAACGGTATCGCGGTTTACATCCGGTTCCGATCCCAGAAACATATGAAATGGTGACCCCCAGAGGGGCTCCTTCCATCATGCCGACACTGACGCCCAACGCAGGATCCCGGAAACTCGAGTCCATGCCTTCGTATACCGACGTGGTGAAAGATCGACAGCCCTCGACGGCCGCCGGTCCGCAGCCGACGAAGATCGAAACCCGCGGTCTCAATTTCTTCTACGGGGAACGTCAGGCGCTCTTCGACATCTCGCTGGCGATTCCGGAACGTTCGGTGATGGCCTTCATCGGTCCGTCCGGCTGCGGCAAGAGCACCTTCCTGCGGACGCTGAACCGCATGAACGACATTGTCGAAGGCTCGCGGCACACGGGTGAAGTGCTCCTGGAAGGAGTCGACATCTACGCGCCGCAGATCGACGTGGTGGCCCTGCGCAAACGCGTGGGCATGGTGTTCCAGAAATCGACTCCCTTCCCCAAGTCGATCTTCGACAATATCGCCTACGGTCCGAAAGTGGCCGGTGAACGGGACCGGCGGAAGCTCACGTCGATCGTCGAATCGTCGCTGCAGCGCGCGGGCCTGTGGGAGGAAGTGAAAGACCGGATGAACTCGTCGGCCCTGGCGCTCTCAGGCGGTCAGCAGCAGCGGCTGTGTATCGCGCGGGCGTTGGCCACGAGCCCCGACGTCCTCCTGATGGACGAGCCGGCCTCCGCGCTCGATCCGGCGAGCACCGCCCGCGTGGAGGACCTGATCTTCGAGCTCAAAGAGAACTACACGATCGTGATCGTGACCCACAACATGCAGCAGGCCGCGCGCATCAGCGATTCCACCGCGTTCTTCTACCAGGGGCAGCTCATCGAAGTCGGACGGACCCGGGAGCTGTTCACCAAGC contains:
- a CDS encoding serine/threonine protein kinase produces the protein MANTIIDDYELVNCLATGNISQIWEVKQVSSSQTFAMKLLLPEALADADHKASLKHEASVGKRFDHPNIIRILDLKLSKKHGYFTMEYFRAPNLKSMLRSDLTGARVRVKKLMECVTQALAHIHEKGWVHRDVKPDNILISKGSEIRVIDFSLAAPPKGGVGRLLHSRKGAVISGTKTYLPPELIQREPLGIAADIYSLGVTLYEVLCGRPPFISGNPNELLMMHVRDRPEKPSGWNDNVTPECDALVLSMLAKKPKDRPANMQEIFAAVRNLKFFKVEADDYAKQKASQKEEDFSKSLSARLDSRVDAGRTDEEKAFVAAEAKRIATEKAAMLDAAKRRLAKKGSSSTPVPAKPGAAAAAPQSPAPMPMPMPVAPPAYGYPPGYPQPMMPGYAPMPGMPMPGMPGAGMPMPGMPGYAPMPGMPMPGMAPGMMPGAQMPGMPPGAMPGFPAAPLRPPLAPAPLPPSAKAAPAPQPAKPAEEIPLMEELPDVL
- a CDS encoding acetyl-CoA carboxylase carboxyltransferase subunit alpha — its product is MAALNPLPFEKPIFDLEAQIEQLERQPHSSDELKESIRQLRLELVRRTREIYEGLKPWEVVSVARHPNRPQTMDYVELIFDEFVELHGDRAFGDDRAILSGLARIDDQKVVFIGQHKGRNLDERIEHNYGMAHPEGYRKALLRMEMAAKYHLPVVCFIDTAGAYPGIGAEERGQAYQIALNLREMSRVKTPIVCIVIGEGGSGGALGIGIGDHVAVLQYAYYSVISPEGCAGILWKHPKFADKAADALRFTAKDLLQFGVVDEVIAEPLGGAHRDHRRMAISLKASILQALKQLRPLSLEQVLDRRYEKFRRIGMFEENAAEIVAAEAG
- the dacB gene encoding D-alanyl-D-alanine carboxypeptidase/D-alanyl-D-alanine endopeptidase is translated as MVRALVVFLVVVGVPCCHLSAADPQPWRKAIEELQARPEYRHSHWGILVADLKTGDTVFEMNSDKLFAPASVTKLFSVSAAWAELGPDHRFYTPVFRRGEVVDGGRLEGDLILQSVGDLTLGGRTTPEGRIAFRNVDHTYANGNHSAQLVEEDPLAGVRSLARQVKQSGIARITGEILVDDRLFDSAPSTGSGPTRVTPVLLNDNVLDILVTPAEAGQPARVATRPEGSVIRVDSLVETIAADGKVNLRYFWGGPGRVVVRGEIPAGRPPVVKVLEWGDPDFTLRAAFIDSLRAEGVTVDASAFVPQRSGSLPPAAWYSGAPLVASLESPTFAENARLILKVSHNLHASTLPLLLAARRGRRTLSEGLQVEGEILARLGVDRDTISFGGGAGGDRADFVTPRATLQLLRSWSVRPDFDRFRDCLPILGVDGTLATIGVDSPAKGKVFAKTGTLYWDNLLNDRTVLTAKGLAGYIDAASGRKLAFAFFVGMTHLPNSEATVREGKTLGQLAEIFQQAF
- the tyrS gene encoding tyrosine--tRNA ligase, which produces MSFPEVSQQLEVIRRGVEKIVPEAELADRLKKSRETGTPLRVKYGIDPTGIDVHLGHTVPLRKLRQFQDLGHQAVIIIGNATAMVGDPSGRDHARAKRLSAEDVEANARDYLTQVGKVVDLSKAEVHRNGDWFGKMSFADILNLCGKVTVAQLLTRDDFAKRMAASSPIFLHECLYPIMQAWDSVMIRSDIELGGTEQLYSFMLARDLQRDAGLPEQIGVMSPILVGLDGVRRMGKSLGNYIGIHEPAYEMMKKFMQLPDACMRMFYELLTQVPLPEIETLLAGHPKECKLTLGRLVIAQYHGEAAAEEAAARWQREISDGALPADIPTATLSRSTLQGDGMLAAHLLKSLGLCSSTSEARRAIQQGGAFTGEEKTPLTAHDQVVPLSTGLLVWVGKKRVKRIELVD
- a CDS encoding bifunctional folylpolyglutamate synthase/dihydrofolate synthase, with product MTHSSAIPEGTNANGDAAYRAAMDYILLRLNYERVSHDSYSVEDFRLARMARLLELLGQPQATLPVVHVAGTKGKGSTSAMLASMLRAAGLRVGLFTSPHIVRFEERMTINGVEPSAEEIVSLVARIRPAVETLVEEMPPGPTYFEVTTALAWLHFQSSRCDIAVMEVGLGGRLDSTNLCNPVCCIITSISRDHMRLLGDTLPKIAAEKAGIIKPGVPVISGAEQPEVVEVISKTADRAGAPLYRLSKEIGLAVGDIDASRELPQHRATVETPWGRHNALKTPLPGAHQCRNLALAVTAFDLLNHSWRTLDSGAIARGLDSLRWPLRIEEVRRNPRVILDSAHNDASAAALCATLEPLQASRRVLIYATSRDKDAASMLKIFNRGFDEVILTRYIHNPRALPVDLLAQLAAQELSIPWSTAPDPQAAWNAALKAVDSHGLICVSGSVFLAAEMQPIAGGLE